The nucleotide window GAGCGAAACGACGAGGAACTGGCCCGGGCGTTGAGCCGGGGGGAGGAGCGTGCACTCGATGTGTTGATGACGCGCTGGCAGGTGCCGTTGCGGGCGTTTTTGTACCGGTATTTGCACAACGAGGCGGATGCGTTCGATCTGGCGCAGGAGACGTTTGTGCGGGTGTACCGGCACCGGGCTAACTACCAGGAGGGAAAGCGGTTTTCGACGTGGATGTTCCAAATCGGGCTTAACTTGGCGCGCGATCACGCGCGGCGGAGGGTGCGGCGGCCGATGGTGGCGCTGGAGGATGCGCCCGAGGCGGTGAGCGAGGGAGATCCGCGGGAGGGAACGCTGGGGGCCGAGCGGGCGCGGGCCGTGCGGGAGGCGATCGGCGAGCTGCCGGAGTCGTTGCGCGAGGCGGTGCTGCTATTTGAATATGAACACAAGTCCCACGCGGAGATCGCCGCGATCGTGGGGGCGAGCGCCAAGGCCGTGGAGACGCGCTTGCACCGGGCGCGCGAGCAGTTGCGCAAGGGGTTGCGGCGTTTTTTCAGCTGACGCGCGGAAAATGCGCGCGGATTGATCGGCCGCAACAGGTGTTTCAAGGAAGGTGGGTGTGCTCCAGCAGAGGGTGTGCTTCAGCGAAGGGGCCCGGTCGGATTCGGCGGGATGCAAAACATGCGGCGTGTTTTTTTGGCGCGCACCGGGCGATCGCCTGCGGCGAAACGAGCCAACCAGCGCCGACGCGCCGGGACGCGGAGTTGACAGGCGCCGAAGCGGTCCGGAACAGTGTGCGCTTCCCATGAAACACGTGCGCGCCGCCTTTGTTTTCCTCGTCCTCAGCCTGTCGTCGGTCTGGTCCCAGACCGAGGCCCCGGCCACTGCCGACACCACCGCCCAGTCGAGCACCGCAGCCTCCGCCGAGCTTGCGACGCAGGCCGCAGCGGCACTCGCCTACAAGCCCCACACCACGCCCGCCACTGACTACCTCGAACAATTGGTGGACGCCATTCTTGCCCTTTTCCACGTGCGCAGCAGCGGTAACACTTGGCAGCACTACGCGATCGCGGCGACCCTGCTGGTCGCCTTCTACCTACTTCGCCGCGTGGTGACCCACTGGATTTTCGGGTTCCTCAAAAAACTGGCATCGCGCACCTCCACCACCTTTGACGACAAGCTGTTTCCCGCGCTGGAAACGCCCGCTGCGACCTTCATTGCCCTGCTCGGGTTATTCGCCGCGATCAAGGTCCTCAAACTGCCTGCCGCAGGCGACGACGTCCTCAAGGTCGCCATGACGGTGGCCTTCTCGGTGTGTTTCTTTTGGACGCTTTTACGAACCCTCAACGCGTTCCTCGACCACTTGGCCGAAGTCGCCCAAGAGCGCCAAGCCGGAGTGGCCGCCTTTATGCCGTGGATCAAAAAGGCGCTGGTCACGCTGTTCGTGGTGCTGGGTGCGCTGATGATCGCCCAAAGCCTGGGCGCCAACGTGAAGGCCTTTCTCGCCGGTCTGGGCATCGGCGGCTTGGCCTTCGCCCTCGCTGCCCAGGACACCATTGCCAACCTGTTTGGCTCCGTAGTGGTCGCCATCGACCAGCCGTTCAAACTCGGTGAGACCGTGAAAATCGGCGCGTTTACCGGCACGGTCGAAGACATCGGCCTGCGCTCCACCAAACTGCGCGCCGTGGACAAATCCCTGATCGTCCTGCCCAACAAAATGGTCGCTTCAGAAGTGGTCACCAACCTTGCCCGATTCCTCGAACGACGCGTCGAACAGGTGCTCGGCCTCACCTACGACACCTCGCCCGAACAAATGGAGGCCATCGTCGAGGACTTCCGCCAAATCCTGCTTGCAGAAGCCGAGATCGATCCGGCTACGTTTCACGTTTATTTCCGCGACTACAGTGCGTCGTCGATCGACCTGTGGGTCGTCTACATTGCGCGCGACCCGGATTTCACCAAGCACATGAAGCTTCGTCAGCGCATCAACCTGGCCTTTATGCGCGCCGTGCAAGCCCGCGGCCTCTCCTTCGCCTACCCGACGCAGACCCTCGAACTGAGCGCCAAAACAACCCAGGCGCTAGCGCAGCGCCAAAACAGCGGAGCCTGAGTGGGCGGGTGAGCTCAAGGTCTGAATCCGCCCGCCTATGCGCATCCTTGAGCTCACGCTCAAGGCCACCCCAGCCCGCCATCGCGCGTGGGCGCATAGCCCGGCAGAGCCTCGCCGCCGCCCCCATCCGATCCCGTGGCCTTGAGCGTGAGCTCAAGGTCTGAATCCGCCCGTTTTTGCGCCCCCTTGAGCTCACGCTCAAGGCCACCCCAGCCCGCCATCGCGCGTAGGCACAAAGCCCGGCAGAGCCTCGCCGCCACCCCCATCCGATCCCGTGGCCTTGAGCGTGAGCTCAAGGTCTTAAGCCGCCCACCTTTGCGCCCCCTTGAGCTCACGCTCAAGGCCACCCCAGCCCGCCATCGCGCGTAGGCGCATAGCCCGGCAGAACCTCGCCGCCGCCCCCATCCGATCCCGTGGCCTTGAGCGTGAGCTCAAGGTCTTAAGCCGCCCACCTTTGCGCCCCCTTGAGCTCACGCTCAAGGCCACCCCAGCCCGCCATCGCGCGTAGGCGCATAGCCCGGCAGAACCTCGCCGCCGCCCCCATCCGATCCCGTGGCCTTGAGCGTGAGCTCAAGGTCTTAAGCCGCCCGCCTTTGCGCCCCCTTGAGCTCACGCTCAAGGCCACTGGAATCAACCACTGAGCCGCGCAGTGGCCGCGTTC belongs to Opitutus sp. and includes:
- a CDS encoding RNA polymerase sigma factor, with translation MRVETTMSEAGVERNDEELARALSRGEERALDVLMTRWQVPLRAFLYRYLHNEADAFDLAQETFVRVYRHRANYQEGKRFSTWMFQIGLNLARDHARRRVRRPMVALEDAPEAVSEGDPREGTLGAERARAVREAIGELPESLREAVLLFEYEHKSHAEIAAIVGASAKAVETRLHRAREQLRKGLRRFFS
- a CDS encoding mechanosensitive ion channel family protein encodes the protein MKHVRAAFVFLVLSLSSVWSQTEAPATADTTAQSSTAASAELATQAAAALAYKPHTTPATDYLEQLVDAILALFHVRSSGNTWQHYAIAATLLVAFYLLRRVVTHWIFGFLKKLASRTSTTFDDKLFPALETPAATFIALLGLFAAIKVLKLPAAGDDVLKVAMTVAFSVCFFWTLLRTLNAFLDHLAEVAQERQAGVAAFMPWIKKALVTLFVVLGALMIAQSLGANVKAFLAGLGIGGLAFALAAQDTIANLFGSVVVAIDQPFKLGETVKIGAFTGTVEDIGLRSTKLRAVDKSLIVLPNKMVASEVVTNLARFLERRVEQVLGLTYDTSPEQMEAIVEDFRQILLAEAEIDPATFHVYFRDYSASSIDLWVVYIARDPDFTKHMKLRQRINLAFMRAVQARGLSFAYPTQTLELSAKTTQALAQRQNSGA